The DNA region TCCACCCTCACTTCAACAGAATTCCCTCCTCACACCGAATCTCCATCTATTCCAGCCCTCTACCCAACCTAACCTTCTTGCGGCTAGAACCCCTCTTCCGATCCTGGCACTAACAGAGCCCCTTCCCCATGCAAACAACCAGGACAAGCGAACCTCCGGCCCCCTGCCCATTCTCCAGTCAGACATCCCTCCCCACCCGAAGGTTCTTCCGTAGCATACACCGACTCAGCGTTTGCTCCCGAAGAAGCGGCCCGTCGCCCCATGTTCCCACTTCAGGCAGCCCCAAATGCCCCGGCCGGCCCCTCCCCTTCGCCCGGGTGCCAAGGCTCTACTTCCAGAGGTGGCGAGCATCGAATCCCGGGCACTGCTTTcccaggagaggggaagagggggacACAACACTGCAGCAGGGACCCCCCCTCCAACCCCGGCCGGCGAGCGGCTGGCTGCGTTGGTCTGCGGCAAGAGCTGCTGGCGCTTGGCGGGGAACTGCAGCCGGGGGGCGCCCGGCGGAGGGTTTCTGGGTCAAGCGACGACTCCGGGCCCCGGCCGCGTACCTCTCTTGGCTCGGCCGATCTGGCCCAGCTTGGGGGGTCGCTTGGCTTGGTTGCCCGCGAAGAAGGAGTTGGTGTCCTGCAGGCGGCAGCTGAAGGAGAGGTCAGAGCCCTCGGGGTCGGCGCCGAAGCGGCCCATCTTGTCCTCACTGTAGGGCAGGATCTCGGACATGGCGGGTGCGGGGTGGGCGCGGGACTGCGGCGGGGCGCGGGCGGCGGGCTAGCTGCCGGACCGGCCCTAGCTCAGCAGGGGAGCCGGCGGAAAGATGAAGTCATGCAGCATCCGGGGCTGCGGAGCCAAGCGGGGCCTCCTCCCCCGCGCCTCCGCCTCCCGGGCCGCTGggcaggcggcggcggcggcggcggcggggaccGGGCGGAGGCGGTGCGCGGGGAGGCgggggtggcggcggcggcgggagcggAATGACGATGAGCGCCCGACTGCCGCAGAGCGCGGCGGGCGGGGcgcagtggaggtggggaggacaccggccagggcagggagggaggccggccgcgggggtggggtggtgtgcGGACAGGAACGGGCCCAGCTCTCTGCGGAAGCAAAGGAGCGAAAATGGGAGGGTCCTGCCATTGGCGGGACTGGCTGCTGGGCGAATGGTACCGGCCAACGGGTGCAGGAGGCGGACACCGGAAGCGCTGCGAGGAGGGGGGGGTCGGATACGGCGGAGAGGTGCTGGAACCCGCAGGACGCGGGAATAGCTCAGGCCAATAGGTGGTGCCCCCGCCGTTGGCGCGCTCTTGTATAGGGTTGCTCTTCGGGGCTGGCGCCGTCTTGTACAGGGTTGCTCTTCGGGTCTTAAACTGttcatctggagcctgtgtttcTCTGACTGTCCTCTGTTTCTGTCTGTGCCTATTTATATGTCAGTCTatctccatgtgtctgtgtctctgtctcagtGCCCCATATCTCTTTGTGTCATGGTCTCTGTCTACGTCTATCTCTTAAGTGTCTCTGCTCTTCTGTATCTGTCTCCATTCTTGGCCTCTGTGTGCCGTAGTGACACATGGGGGCCTCAGGGTCTGGGAGAACCTTAGGGCGCGACGGGCGCTTTGAGCACGAGTTTCGGCGCCAGCAACAGGGCTGGGGGTCTCGGTCTCTTCTTGGAGGATTCTCGGTAACTGGGCCGACGCGCGCTCACCAGGGCAGCCCTCCACCCCCAGCGCTGTTGCAGCCGCCGAAACTCGGGCTCAAAGCGCCCGCCGCGCCCTGCGGTTCTCCCAGACCCCGAGGCCCGCGCTGCGCTTGCAGTGTAGGAGGAATGAATGAAGGCGTCGCGGGGGGCGCCCTGGCTGCAGGTGACGCGGGGAAGCCCGGAGCGCCTGAGGATGCGTCGCGCGCGCGAGTTTGTGTCCGGAGGTAGAGGGGCAGGGATAGAGGACGCCTCCGCCCTGGGTGCGGTGCATCGCGTAACAGCTCTCGCCTCAAGGACTGTAACGCACTCTcttctctccccccctccccctctggccGTCAGCGGCTTCGTCACCTGCTCGCTAGCGCGCTGGGGCTCTGGCGCAATCTCTggccttgggggaggggggcgtcTCACATTCGGTGACAGTGACGACAGCGCTAATAAGGGTAATTATCATCCGGACGTTCAGTCCATACTCGAGGCGGAGAGTTCTCCACTGTCCCTGAAGCGCTTTTCCTCCCGCCCTCTAAATCACTTAGCTCCTGGCGCTGGGTCTCCTTCCTCCAGCAACTCCTCACCACGTGTTAGTCCTGGGGACACAAAGGCGAATGCCATGGTGGCTGCCCTCAGGACGAGGTTGGGAAGTGCCAGAGTTGCCTCTGTACCGGCCTCACTCaaaaccataatcctaaccctatcaAACCCTGCTCTGCTGTGTCCTAGTCTCTGGGATGAGGGCTGAAGCTGGAGGTGGAGGCCCATCTGGAGTGAGAGGAGCCTCCAGACCTGGAAGGACAGGAGAAgctggagctcagggtcactaGGAGAGAGTCCAGAAAATTCCACCCCCGCAGGGGGTTGTCCAGCAATGGGTTCCAATCCAGCCTCTGCCACTTTCTGTGTGGCCTTGAACTGATGGCCCcacaattagtttttaaaaattagttcatttgtacctgTAACCTTTTAGGGAAATTTGGAAAATCACACAGAACCTTTCATATATATCCTTCCCATCTTTTTCTCATGCATTTGCGTAATATGcatacctctctgagcctgcatGTTCTAGTGTGAAGCCTAGAGATGATAGAACCTACATAATGACAGTTTTGTAGATGAACTTGTCATGAGGTGAAGTGGTTTGTCTCAGGAGGTAATGAGCTGCCCCTACCAAAAATGCTAAAGGGGCCATCCAGGTTCTTGCCAAGAATAGGATGAGAGCACTGGGTGAGGAACTGAAACATTTCTCGTCTCTCCCCTCAGAATGAGGGAGACTGGACGAACAACAATTTAACTTGGAGATCCTTCTTAAATAATCTTAGTCCTGTAAGGTACATGCTGGATTGTGATTAAAGCAAAAGACATACGTGCATAATTGTAAAGATATAGTAATATATGTTTCAACTATGTTGTGAAAATTTGGAGGgagttttttttatatataaagttacttatttttatttatttattatttttggctgcttttggtcttcattgctgtgtgcaggctttctctagttgcggcaatcaggggctactcttcattgcggtgagcgggcttctcgttgtggagcacaggctctagagcgcgggcttcagtagttgtggctcgtgggctctagagcacaggctcagtagttgtggaacacgggcttagttgctccacagcatgtgggatcttcccggagcagggctcgaacccgtgtcccctgcattggcaggcagattcttaaccactgcaccaccagggaagacctggagGGAGTTCTTTAAATTATGCTCCTTTACTTAAATTCTGATGTTCTGCATCCCTGACCATGAGATGAAAATTCATTTTCACAGCTAAAATGAAGTAAAGTTTGCTTGGATTTTTGTGAAAATGCATTGAATTTCTTTTGAAAGCCCCTCAAAACCTAGTGAGATTAATCCATACATTCTCAGAAGAATAATATGCCTTTTGACAATTGAGTATTAATGACACTTTTATTCAAGTGGGAACTGTAGGCCTGTGTAGTGGGTTGAACAGGATCCCCCCCTAAAATTCATGtctacctggaacctcagaatagatcttatttggaaatagggtctttgcagatgttaaTTAGCCAAATTAAGctaaggtcatactggattagccCTATATTCAATCACTGGTGTCTTTGTAAGAAGAGGACAAGTGAAcaagacatatacacacatgagAAGGCCTCGTGAAGAAGCAGAGATAGGAGTGATGTGGCTGCGAGCCAAGGAACACATAGTGTTGCTGGAGGGCCCCAAGAagatggaagaggcaaggaaggattcttccctagggCCTTctgagagagcatggccctgcctaGATTTTGGACTTCTCACTTCtggaactgtaagagaataagtttctgggtttgtttgtttgtttgtttgtttgtttttggctgcaccacatgacattagttccccaaccagggatcaaacccatggcccctgcagtggaagtccatcaccctaaccactggactgccagggaattcatTATAAGtttctgttttaagccatccagttcatggtactttgttacagcagtcctaggaaacaaatacaatcAGTTACAAGTATTTGGGGGTCATCTTTTCACATCTCTCATGATCATGTTTCTCCTTTCTTAAGCTCGCCCTGGACGCTTTGCTCCCACCCTGTCCACTCAAGGGAAGCCTACACCATGAGGTTATTTCTGGGACTCTTCTATTTAGCAGAAGCTGATAaatcacaaaaaagaatgaagcgcATCTGTGTGGATTGACATAGTAAGATCTCCAAGGCCTGCCAAAATATCACCAAATAACAAGTGTAGAGTATGatttcatatgtgtgtatatatacatttgcagacttacacacacacacacacaacagtgtATTTAGGTATGTAAATGAATATAAGAGAAAGAGCAGGAAGGATACATACCCAACTGCTAATAATGTTTATCTCTGAGGATGGTACTGGGATCCTGGCAGAATGAAGTTCATCTTTTATTCTGTTTACCTCTGGAGTATATTACATTTGCAATAAAAaggttttagtgatttttttaaagaaaggtttaAAACCGATAATATAGTCCATTTATCAAACATCACACTCTGACCCTAGACAAATCAGTTGACTTAGAAAGGAGATTAGTAGTTAACAGCATGGAGTTTAGATTCAAATCAAGGATCTGCCTTCTTGCTGATGTGTGACTTTTAGGTATGTCATTAAGCTTCCCTGTGTTGTAGGTTCCTCATCTGGACAGTGATATTGGTAGACTCTATTTCAttgggtcattgtgaggattaaataagttaacataCATAAAGTGCTTAGGTAAGTGCTAGACAATAGAATTGTTAGCTATTatacagaaaagcataaagaagaagTTAAAAGTAACCTCATCATTAGATACATTCAGATTCACATTTTGTTGCATGTCCTTCCAATCTCTTTTTTTAACCTATGCTTTTTTACGTTTTTGCTTCAATAAAATGagattttgtaattctttttctcctccacttAACTCTATATGGAGAACATTTCCCGAtagtattaactcttcttttctATCATTTGTAAATGTTGCAttgtatcccattgtatggatgtttGATTTATTTAACAAGTCCTCT from Phocoena phocoena chromosome 4, mPhoPho1.1, whole genome shotgun sequence includes:
- the CAMK2N2 gene encoding calcium/calmodulin-dependent protein kinase II inhibitor 2 encodes the protein MSEILPYSEDKMGRFGADPEGSDLSFSCRLQDTNSFFAGNQAKRPPKLGQIGRAKRVVIEDDRIDDVLKGMGEKPPSGV